The Acutalibacter muris genomic sequence TTCAGCATGGCCATCATCTGCCAGTTTGCACCAAGCAAAATTTGTATTGGACTGCCCTGCTGGTTAAGATACATTTCAGAACGGACTGCCATGTTGATCACAGGAACAGCCGCAGCTAATATTCCGCCGCCGAAGAATGAAGGCAAAAAACCAGTCCGCTTTACCTTTTTACATTCCAAAGAAACACTCATCGCACCTCCCCCCTTTGTCTGTTGTCAGCGTCGATCAGGGCAAGGAAGGTATCCTCCAGATTATCCGTAGGGTAGCCCTGTGAAACTGCACTGGATTTCAACTGATCAAGCGTTCCCTCAAACAGCAAATGACCGTGATTCAAAATGCCGATGGTGTCCGCCATCAGTTCTATTTCGGACAGCAGGTGCGACGATACCAAAACGGTACAATTAAACTTTTCCGGCAAAGAACGGATCAGCGTTCGGATTTCGTGAATACCGACAGGATCAAGTCCGTTTGTCGGTTCGTCTAAAATCAGGATCGGCGGCTTTCCGATTAAGGCGCTTGCAAGACCTAACCGCTGTTTCATTCCAAGAGAATATTTTTTTGCAAGCCGCTTCTTAAACTGCGTCAGTCCCACGATTTCAAGTGCTTCCGCTACGGTGGATTTAGGCAACCCTAATATTTTGCGGATAATTTCGAGATTTTCTTCACCGCTTAAATTCCCATAAAAAGCGGGGGCTTCAATAAACGAGCCGATTTCTTTTAGAATCTGCACTCTGTTGTCGGAGTACGTCTTCCCATCAATCGTAAATGAACCGCCGGTAGGTTTGGTAAGCCCCAAAAACATTTTCATGGTAGTGGACTTTCCGGCACCGTTCGGACCGAGAAAGCCATAGACAGCACCTTTCGGAATATGCAGGTCGATACCCGAAACCGCTGTAAAATCTGCATACGATTTCGTTAAGTTTTTTGTTTCAATGATATTCATTGTGTTTGCTCCTTTCTTATCATTGCAAGTACATTGTAACTTCTCAACCTTGTGCTAACCTTCTCGTGTCCTTACATTTACCTTACATTTCATCGCATATTAGAAAATGACACATTTTCTATGGTATAATAGGAAGCACAAAGGAGGCACCCTTATGGACTTTGATTACTTAAAACAAAAACGCATTTTGCTTGTCGATGATGAGCAGGAGCTTTTAGATATGGTCGTATCCATCTTAAACGAGGGCGGATTTCAAAATATCAGAACGGCAAAAACGGTAAGTGAAGCAGTTACGGTTTCTGAAACCTATCAGCCTGAACTTGCGATTCTCGATGTAATGCTCCCTGATGGGAATGGGTTTGCCCTGATGGAGCGGCTTAAACAATCGGCTGATTATCCCATGCTGTTCTTAACTGCCCGTGGCGAGGATGACGATAAGTTCCATGGCTTCGGACTTGGCGCAGATGATTATATGGTAAAGCCGTTTTTGCCAAAGGAGCTTTTATTCCGTATAAATGCCATTCTTCGCAGAAGCTATAAAGCAGAAAATCCCCTTGTGAAACTGCGTGACAGCGAAATTGACTTTGCGCGTGCAGAGGTCATAAAGAATGGAGAACATATTTTACTTACGGCAAAAGAACATGACCTCCTTACAGCTTTATATCGGAACGCAGGGCGAATTGTTACGATTGACGCTCTCTGCGAAGCGGCTTGGGGCGATAATCCTTTCGGCTACGAAAACTCGCTGATGGCGCATATCCGCCGTATCAGAGAAAAAATTGAAGCGAACCCATCTCAGCCTGTTTCTCTGATAACAATCAAGGGACTTGGATATAAGCTCGTTACGGAGGGCAAGTGACAT encodes the following:
- a CDS encoding response regulator transcription factor, which encodes MDFDYLKQKRILLVDDEQELLDMVVSILNEGGFQNIRTAKTVSEAVTVSETYQPELAILDVMLPDGNGFALMERLKQSADYPMLFLTARGEDDDKFHGFGLGADDYMVKPFLPKELLFRINAILRRSYKAENPLVKLRDSEIDFARAEVIKNGEHILLTAKEHDLLTALYRNAGRIVTIDALCEAAWGDNPFGYENSLMAHIRRIREKIEANPSQPVSLITIKGLGYKLVTEGK
- a CDS encoding ABC transporter ATP-binding protein, with the translated sequence MNIIETKNLTKSYADFTAVSGIDLHIPKGAVYGFLGPNGAGKSTTMKMFLGLTKPTGGSFTIDGKTYSDNRVQILKEIGSFIEAPAFYGNLSGEENLEIIRKILGLPKSTVAEALEIVGLTQFKKRLAKKYSLGMKQRLGLASALIGKPPILILDEPTNGLDPVGIHEIRTLIRSLPEKFNCTVLVSSHLLSEIELMADTIGILNHGHLLFEGTLDQLKSSAVSQGYPTDNLEDTFLALIDADNRQRGEVR